The stretch of DNA CCCTTACCCCGGCCATCTGGCGCCGTCGGCCAGGGCGCGTCCATTCCGACCGGGGTAGCCAGTATGCCTCAGGGGATTACCATGAGGTCTTGGAACTCCATGGCTTCCTGTGCGGCATGAGTCGGAAAGGCGATGGAAAGCTTCGTCCACTCGCTGAAGGTCGAACAGGTCAATGATTGCCGCTACCCGACACGGGAAGAAGCCAAGGGCGATATCTTTAAGGAACCTCTGAACAAACCCTGCTGGTAAGCTAATCCCTGCCCAGAACCCATGAACGCGGTGCCCCCATGAAACAGACCACCTTTGCCTCCTTAGCGTTTGACCGGAAGAAGAAGCAGACTCGGCGTGAGAAGTTTCTGGCCGAGATGGAGCAGGCGGTGCCGTGGCCGGAGTTGCTGGCGGTGATCGAACCGCATGACCCGAAAGCGGGTCGGCGCGGTCGTCAACCGTACCCGTTGGCGACGATGCTCAGGCTTTACTTCCTCCAGCAAGGGTATGCCTTGTCCGACCCGGGCCTGGAAGATGCCCTGTACGAGATCGAATCGATGCGGCGCTTTGCGGGTCTGGAGTTGGCCGATGACGCGCTGCCGGATGAAACCACGATCCTCAACTTCCGGCGCCTGCTGGAACGTCACGAGCTGACGGCGAAGTTGATGAACGCCATCAATGACGTGTTGGAAGCGCGAGGGTTGCTGCTCAAGGGGGGCACGATGGTGGATGCGACGATTATCCACGCCGCGCCATCGACGAAGAACAAGGCCAAAGCGCGCGACCCCGAGATGCACCAGACCAAGAAGGGCCATCAGTGGTTCTTCGGCATGAAGGTGCACGTGGGAGCAGACGTTCACACCGGCGTCGCCCACACGGTCTCGGTGACACCGGCCCATGCCGCCGACATCAGCCAGTTGCCGAACCTGCTGCGCGAGGACGACCGGCTGATCCTCGGCGATGCCGGCTACGTCAACGACACCTATAAGCGCGCTGCGCGGCAGGCCGGGGTCGTGTGGGGCGTCGCCTTGAAAGCCCGTCCGAAACGGCGCTTGGGGGCTGCGCAGAAACGCCGCCATCGGCGAATGTCGTCGATCCGCAGCCGAGTCGAGCACCTTTTTCGGGTGATGAAGCGGCAGTTCGGCTACACCAAGACGCGCTACCGGGGTCTGGCTAAGAACGCCGCCCAGGTGTTGACCCTCATAGGGTTGACCCATCTTTACCTAAAGATGCGCGCATTGATGACCTGACGGGCGAGGTGCGCCCGGCATCCGCCCCGACGGGCGCATCCGGGTGGAAATCGCCGCGGTAAGCAAGGCATTTCGGTGCCATTTACCCATTTTTCAAAGCCTGATTATCAGCGGGATGTGTTTTTACCGGCCAAATCGGGTTTGTTCAGAGGTTCCTTAAGTATATCGAGACCTATTACAATCCGATCCGGCGTCACTCCACTTTGAATGACCTGTCACCCAGGGACTTCGAGAGCCGGAAGGCGGCCTAATGAGCCCGGTGTCCAGAAAAGGGTTGCAAGATCAGTTTACAGCTACATCCGGTGGTGTTACCGACTGCATTTCCAGTCTTCGCTCTCCAGCGAACGCAGTTTGCACCAGGCGTAGACCGCCGGGATGACCGCCAGGGTCAGGACGGTGGAGGAGACCATCCCGCCGACCATGGGCGCGGCGATGCGGCGCATGACTTCCGAGCCGGAGCCGGTGCTCCAGAGGATGGGCAGGAGGCCCGCCATGATCGCAGTGACGGTCATCATCTTAGGCCGCACCCGCTCCACCGCGCCGGCCATGACGGCGCGATAGAGATCATCCGTGCCGGGCGTGCGGCCTGTCCGGCGGGCTTCCTCGCGCAGTTCCTTCCAGGCGTGGTCGAGATAGATCAGCATGACCACGCCGGTTTCCGCGGCGACGCCGGCCAGGGCGATGAAGCCGATGCCCACGGCGATGCTCAGGTTGTAATCGAGCAGCCACAGCAGCCACACTCCGCCGACCAGGGCGAACGGCACGGAGGCCATCACGATCAGGGTTTCGGTCAGCCGTCCGAAGTTCAGGTACAGCAGGACGAAGATCACGGCGAGGGTGAGCGGCACCACCAGCATCAGGCGCTGTTCGGCCCGCTGCAGGTATTCGAACTGTCCGCTCCAGGTGACGAAGTAGCCGGGCGGCAGTTTCACCGCCGACTGCACCGCCCGCCGCGCGTCCTCGACATAGCCGCCGATGTCGCGTCCGCGCAGGTCGACGAATACGTAGGCCGAGAGCAGTGCGTTCTCGGTGCGGATGCCGGGGGCGCCCAGCGTGAGCGAGATGTGGGCGAGCTGGCCGAGCGGGACGTTGGCGCCGGAGTCAGCTCCGCTGCTCTTCGAGTCAGTGGGAATCAGGATGTGGCTGCCCAGGCTCAGGGGATCGTCCCTCAGCTCGCGGGGATAGCGCACGATCACGCCGAAGCGCTCGCGTCCTTCCACCGTGGTGGTGATGGTTTCGCCGCCCAGCGCGGTGGCGATCACCTCCTGCAGGTCGCCGACGGTCAGGCCGTAGCGCGCCAGCTGGGTGTAATCCGGTTCGATGTTGAGGTAATGGCCGCCGGTGACGCGCTCGGCGTACACGCTGGTGGTGCCCGGCACGGTCTTGATGGCCTGCTCGATCTGGCGGGCGAGGCGGTCCAGGGTTTCCAGGTCCCGGCCGAACACCTTGACGCCGATGGGGGTGCGGATGCCGGTGGATAGCATGTCGATCCGGTTCTTGATCGGCATGGTCCAGGCATTGGTGACGCCGGGGATCTGCAGCGCCTGGTCCATCTCGGCGACCAGCTTGTCGATCGTCATGCCCGGCCGCCACTGATCCTGAGGCTTCAGGTTGACCAGGGTCTCGGCCATTTCCAGCGGCGCCGGATCGGTGGCGGTCTGGGCGCGGCCGGCCTTGCCGAACACCGAGGCCACCTCCGGAAAACGCTTCAGGATGCGGTCCTGGGTCTGCAGCAGCTCCGACGCCTTGGTGATGGAGATGCCAGGCAGGGTGGTCGGCATGAACAACAGGGTGCCTTCGTTCAGCGTGGGCATGAATTCGCTGCCGAGGCGAGAGGCCGGATAGAGCGTCGCCGCCAGAATGGCGAAGGCGCCGGTCAGGGTGAGGGCCTTGTGGCGCAGCACGCCCCGGATCACGGGCCGGTACAGGCCGATGAGCAGCCGGTTCACCGGGTTGCGGGCCTCCGGCAGGATGCGGCCGCGCACGAACAGCAGCATCATGACCGGCACCACCGTGACCGACAGCAGCGCGGCGCCGGCCATGGCGAAGGTCTTGGTGTAGGCCAGCGGATGGAACAGCCGGCCTTCCTGGGCTTCCAGCGCGAACACGGGCAGGAACGAGACGGTGATGATCAGCAGGCTGAAGAACAGGGCCGGCCCCACCTCCCGGCAGGCGGCGCGGATGAGTTCGATGCGGGGTCGGTCGGGGTCGCGCTCCAGATGCTTGTGGGCGTTCTCGATCATCACGATGGCGGCGTCCACCATGGCCCCGATCGCGATGGCGATGCCGCCCAGGCTCATCAGGTTGGAATTTAGATCCATCGAGCGCATCACGATGAAGGCGATCAGGATGCCGACCGGCAGCATCAGGATGGCGACCAGGGCGCTGCGCAGATGGAACAGGAACAGCGCGCAGACCGCGGCGACCACCGCGCTTTCCTCCAGCAGGGTTTCGCGCAGGGTGGCGATGGCGCGCAGGATCAGCTCCGAGCGGTCGTACACCGGCACGATGTCGACGCCTTCGGGCAGGCCGGGGGCGATTTCGAGCAGCCGGGCCTTGACGCTGTCGATCACGTCCAGCGCGTTCTGGCCGTAGCGGGCCAGGGCGATGCCGGATACCACCTCGCCTTCGCCGTTCAGTTCGGCGATGCCGCGGCGCTCGTCCGGCACCAGCTCCACCCGGGCGACGTCGCGGATCAGCACCGGGATGCCGCCTGCGGCCTTCACCACCAGTTGTTCCAGGTCGGCGATGCCGTGCAGGTAGCCGCGTCCGCGCACCATGTACTCCGTTTCCGCCAGCTCGACCACGCGCCCGCCCACGTCGGTGTTGCTGGCGCGGATTACCTCGATGATCTTCTTCAAGGGCACGCCGTAGGCCTGCAGCTTGTGCGGATCGATGGTCACCTGGTACTGCTGCACGAAGCCGCCGATGCTGGCGACCTCGGCCACGCCCTGCGCCTTGCTGAGCTGATAGCGCAGGAACCAGTCCTGCAGCGTGCGCAGCTCGGCCAGGGTGTGGCCGGCGCCGGTGATCGCGTACTGGTAGACCCAGCCGACCCCGGTCGCGTCCGGGCCGATGCGCGGGGTGACGTTCTTGGGCAGCTTCGCGGCGGCGGCGTTGAGGTATTCCAGCACCCGCGAGCGCGCCCAGTAGATGTCGGTGCCGTCGTCGAAGATGACGTAGACGTAGGAGGCCCCGAAGAACGAGAAGCCGCGCACCACCTTGGAGCGGGGCACGTTCAGCATCGAGGTGGTGAGGGGATAGGTGACCTGGTCCTCCACGACCTGCGGCGCCTGGCCGGGGTATTCGGTGTAGACGATGACCTGGGCGTCGGACAGGTCGGGGAGGGCATCCAGCGGGGTGCGAACCACGGCATAGATGCCGGCGGCGACCACGGCGACCGTCGCCAGCAGCACCAGGAAGACATTGCGCAGGGACCAGTCGATGACGTGCGCGAGCATCTCAATGGCCTCCGTGCATCGAATGGTCGGGCGCGGCGGTCGGGGCGGGCGAGGGCTGGCCGGTCGAAAAACTGCCGATCGCCGCGCGCAGGTTGCTTTCCGAATCGATCAGGAAATTGGCGCGCGTCACCACCTCTTCGCCTGCGCTGAGTCCCCGGCGGATTTCCGTATACCCCTCCACCCGCTGGCCGGTTTCGACCGGGCGGGGCTCGAAGTTGCCTTCGCCCAGGCGGACCAGAACCAGCTGCCGGGTGCCGCTGTCGAGCACGGCGGAGTCGGGCACCGCCAGCACCGGTTCCGCCTCCGCCGCCGCCTGCAGGGTGACGTCGCCGTACATCGCCGGCTTGAGCCGTTGCTTCGGATTCGCCAGTTCGATGCGCACCCTCGCCGTGCGCACGGCATCGGTCACCGTGGGGTAGACATAGCTCACCCGGCCTTCGAAGGACTGCTCCGGATAGGCATTGAAGCCGATGCGGGCGGTCTGCCCCACCCGGACATGGCCGAGGTCCTGCTCGAAGATCGAAGCGATCACCCAGACCGTGGACAGATCGGCGATGCGGAACAAGGTGTCGCCGGGCAGGAAGCGCATGCCCTGCAGCGCATTCTTCTCCAGCACGATGCCGTTCACCGGCGACGCCAGCGGCACCCGGCGCTGGATTTCGCCGCTGGCCTCGAACCGGCGCAGCCAGGGTTCCGGCACGCTCCAGTTGCGCAGCCGCTGGATCGCCCCTTCCCGCAAGGCCCGGCTGGCCTCGCCGGAGCCGGCGATGCGGTATTCCTCCTGGGCCGAGACCAGGTCGGGGCTGTACGCCTCCAGCAGCACTTCGCCCTGCCGTACCGGCTGTCCGGTGGTGTTGACGCCCAGCCGTTCGATCCAGCCCTCGAAGCGCGGCGCGATCGCATGGACCCGGCGCTCGTCGATCTCGACCACGCCCAGCGCCCGGATGACGTGGGTCAGGACCCGGCGCCGCGCCGGCTCGGACCGCACACCGAGCTTCTGGATCTTCTCCGGGCCGAGGCTGATGACCGCTTCACCGGAGCGGGCGGACGGCGCCAGGTCTTCGGCGTAGACCGGCACGTAGTCCATCCCCATGTCGTCCTTGGCCGGCACGGGCGATGTGACCTGCGGGTTCATCGGATTGCGGTAGAACAAGGGACGCCTCGCGGCTGCGGTCTCCGGGCCGGGTGGAGGCGGTGGCGCGGTTTTCCGTCCCAGCCCGTAGCCGCCGAGGCCGGTGCCGGCCAATGCCAGGAGGAGCAAGATCGGACGTACAGACGGTTTCATAGCGTTTCCTTGCCGAGGGCGGCGGCGAGGCGGGCGAGCGCCTGCTGGGAAGTGGTGAGGGCGTTCCAGTACTGCACCTGGTAATCGAACACCGAGAGCTGGGCGCGCAGCACGTCGGCGAAGGCGATCTTGCCCACCCGATAACTGGCGGTCAGGGAATCCAGCGTGCCGCGCGCCTGCGGTAGGAGTTCCTTCTCGAACAGGCTCAGGCGCTCATGGGCATGGTGGTAGGCAGCCAGCGCGGTGGTCACGTCGGCCTGGACGCTGCGTTCGGCATCATGCAGCGCATAGCGTTCCCGCATCAGCTCGCTCTGCCTCTGGTCGACCTGCTTGGACTGCTTGGTCGCGGCGTACAGCGGCAGGTTGATGCTCAGCCGGAAGTTGGCGAAGTCGCTGCGGAATTCGCCATTCGGCGCGTTCTGGCGGAAGGCGTAGCCGAAGCCGAGGTTGAGGTCGGGCAGGTACTCCTTTTTCGCCAGGTCGAGGCGGTTCTGGGCGGCTTCGATGGCCGCCTGTTTCTGGGCCAGCAGCGGCCGCTGGGCCTGGGCCTGGTCGAGCAGCGCCGGCTCGGCCGACAGTTCGGGAAAACTGAACGCGGCTTCGCTGGGCAGTTCCAGCGTGCTGTCGCTGGAGCGGTCGAGCAGCACGTTGAGACGGGCCGCCTCGCCGTGGCGCATGTTGATCAGTTCCAGGGTCTTGTCGCGCAGCTTGGTGAGTTCCAGCCGGGCCAGCAGGCTGTCCGACTGTTCCGCCTGGCCGAGCCGGTAGCGCTGGTCGGCGATGTCCGCCAGCTTGGCCATCCAGTCCCGGCTTTCGGCGAGAATGCCGAGGGTGCGGTCGTAGTAGAACAGCGCCCACCAGCTCAGGCGGATGTCCCGCGCCAGCCGGAGCCGTGCTTCATCGGCATCCTTGGCCGCGCCGATGGCTTCCTGCTGCGCCGCCCGTTCGGCCAGGCCGAGCTTGCCCGGAAACGGAAGCTGCTGGCTGACGGCGACTTCCATCATGGTCATCTGGTCCTGGTTGAGGCTGAAATCGTTGGTGGGGACGTTCAGCGCGCCGAAGCTCAGGAAAGGATCGGGCAGGCTGCCGGCCTGGGGCGGAACGCTGGCCAGGGCATCGGCGCGGGCCTTGATTTCGGCCAGCCCGGGATTGCCGGCCAGCGCCTGGTTCAGCGCCTGTTCCAGGGAAAGTGGACCGGCCTGTGCCGGCGCCGTCAGGCAGACGGTCAGCAGCACAGCGAAGTCCGGTCGCCTGTACGAGGGGTGTAGCGAAAACATGGAATGCTCCTTTTTCGGACGCGGTCGAGCGGCGATTCCCTCCCGGTCCGGCGCAGGACGCGGCAGGCCAATCGCGTTGCGGTCAGCAATGGAAAAGGAGCGCTAATTCAGCAGGACGCAGAAGCGGAGAGCGACGGGAACCTTGGGAAGGGGGGGAGGCCGCCGCAGGTAGTGGTGGTCCGGCAGCCGCCGGATCGCGGCCCATGGGCCGATGAAAACCAATAGGCAGAGCGTGAGGAGTTTTGCCGGAAAGCCGGGGCCGGCCTGGTCGATGGCGATGCCGTCTTCGTCCACCGCCTGCACGCCGAAACAGGAAGCCTGCTTGTCGCAGCCGCCCGGCGTGGCTCGATGGGAGGTGTCTTGCTCCGGCATCCCGGCGCAATGGTCCGCTGCCTGCTTGGCCTCGGGGCCGTTAGCCATCAGGCAGACCGCGCCGACGGAGGACGAGAGCCAGACGCACAGGCTCAGTACCGCGCAAAGGCGGACGGCGAGCGAGCGGCGGATTTGCCAGGGCAGGGACATCGACATGGTGGGGAATAAAAACATGTTGCCGGAGCTTGTGCAACCGGGAACACGTTGGTCTGCCGCCACGAAACCTCAAGGCGAATCTTCCGTCGTGAGCGGCAGCAGCCCCCGCAGATTGCGGAAACTGCTGGAGCGCACGATGTCCAGGAAATCCCCCATGTACGCCGTTTGCGCCATGTCTTCCGTGGTAGCTGCGTACAGCGCGCTCCAAAGGCCGGTTTCGCCGATCGGCTTGGCCAGCACGTATTCGCGCTCGAGATAGTTTTGCACGGTCCAGTTGGGCAGGGCGGCGATGCCGCGGCGGCTGGCGACGAGCTGCAGGATGGCGACCGTGAGTTCGGCGGTGCGCCGCTTCGGCTCGATGCCGCGGGGCTTGAGCACCTTGCGGACGATGTCCAGCATGTCCTCCGGCACCGGATAGCTGAGCAGGGTTTCCTCGGCGAAATCCTCCGGCGCCAGGAAGGTTTTGGGCGCGAGCGGATGCTGGCGCGACACCAGGCCCACGATCTCGAACCGGAACAGCGGATGGAAGGCGACGCCCTCGCGCGCCTGAGGTTCGGACACCACCACCAGCTCGGCGCGGTCCTCCCGCAGCAGGCCCAAGGGATCGGCGTGGAAGCCGGAGACCAGGTCCAGCTCGATCTCCGGCCAGTGTTCGCGGAACTGGTCCATCGCCGGCATCAGCCAGTCGAAGCAGGTATGGCACTCCACCGCGATCCGGAGCTGGCCGCTGTTGCCCTGGGCGATGCGGGCGATGTCGCGTTCGGCTTCCCGCACCGCCTTCATCACCGTCTCGGCCAGACTGTGGAGGCGCTGGCCTGCGGGCGACAGGCGCAAGGGCTGGGTCTTGCGCTCGAACAGCACCACGCCGTAGTGCTCCTCCAACTGCTTGATCTGGTGCGAGATGGCCGACTGGGTGAGGAACACCCGCGCCGCCGCCTTCGACAGCGTGCCGGTTTCGACCAGGGCCAGGAGGGTTTGCAGGTGGCGGAGTTCCAGCAGAGATGGCTTCATGAATGAAATCGATGACTGCGATGAAAATATTGAGTTTGAATAATAATCATCCTGTCCCGATCATGCCAGCTCTCAATTCGATGAGCACGAGGAGGCAGATATGGCAGTCACACATTCCCTGGGATTTCCCCGCATCGGCGCAGGCCGCGAACTGAAGCAGGCCGTCGAAGCCTATTGGGCCGGCCGGGCCGGCTTGGCGGAGTTGATGGAAACGGGACGGCAGTTGCGGGAACGGCACTGGAAGATCCAGAGCCATTCCGGCATCGATCTGGTGCCGGTCGGCGACTTCGCCTGGTACGACCAGATGCTGAACATGACGGCGCTGCTGGGTGCCGCCCCCGACCGGTTCGGCTTCCAGCCGGATGTTCTGACCCTGGACCAGTATTTCCAGCTCGCGCGGGGCAACGCCGAGCAGCCGGCGATGGAAATGACCAAGTGGTTCGACACCAACTACCACTACATCGTCCCCGAGTTCGACCGGGAGACCCGCTTCGGTCCGGGCACGGAATGGCTGTTCGACGAAGTGGAGGAGGCCAAGGCCCTGCGGCTCAATCCCAAGCCGGTGCTGATCGGGCCTCTGACCTATCTCTATCTCGGCAAGGAAAGGCAGGCCGGCTTCGGCCGCCTGGAACTCCTGCCCCGGCTGCTGCCGGCCTATGCCGCGATCCTGCGGCGTCTGCATGCCGCGGGCGTGCACTGGGTGCAGATGGACGAGCCGATCCTGGGGCTGGACCTGCCGCCCGACTGGATCGAAGCCTTCGCGCCGGCCTATGCCGCCCTGGCGGAAGCCGGTCCCAAGCTGTTGCTGGCGACCTATTTCGCTTCGGTGGCGGAGCACGCGGTCTGGCTCAAGTCCTCGGCTGTCGCCGGGGTGCATATCGACGCGGTGCGGGCGCCGGAACAGGTGGCCGATTTCGTCGAAGAGTTCCCGGCGGACAAGGTGCTTTCCCTGGGCCTGATCGACGGGCGCAACGTCTGGCGCACCGACCTGCGCCGCGCGCTGGACCTGGCGGAAAGCGCCAGTGCGGCACTCGGGGAGAGGCTGTGGCTCGCGCCCAGCTGCTCCCTGCTGCACGTGCCGCAGGACCTGGAGCTGGAAACCTCGCTGAATCCCGAGATCAAGGCCTGGCTCGCCTTCGCCGTGCAGAAGCTGGAGGAGCTGGCCGTGATCGACAAGGGGCTGCGGCTGGGGCGGCAGGCCGTCGCCGCCGAACTGGCGGAACAGGAGCGCTTGCTGCTGGCCCGGGCGCAATCGCCGCTGACCCATGATCCCGACGTCAAGCGGCGGCTGGAGGGATTGAGCGATGCCGATTTCCGCCGCTACTCGCCGTTCGGCGAGCGTTGTCCGCTGCAGCGCGAGCGGCTGCGTCTGCCGCCGTTTCCGACCACCACCATCGGCTCCTTTCCCCAGACGCCGGCGATCCGCAAGGCGCGGGCTGCCCACCGCAGCGGCGAGCTGAACGAGGCGGCCTACCGGGACGCGATGCGGGCGGCCATCCGCGAAGCCATCGGCAAGCAGGAAGCCCTGGGGCTGGACCTGCTGGTGCACGGCGAGGCCGAGCGCAACGACATGGTGGAGTATTTCGGCGAGCAGTTGGCCGGCTACGCCTTCACCAAGCACGGCTGGGTGCAGAGCTACGGCTCCCGCTGCGTCAAGCCGCCGATCATTTACGGCGACGTGGCGAGAGCTAAGCCGATGACGGTGGAATGGATCGGCTACGCCCAAAGCCTGACGAAGAAGCCCGTCAAAGGCATGCTGACGGGGCCGGTGACCATGCTGCAATGGTCCTTCGTGCGGGACGACCAGCCGCGCGCGACGACCGCCCTGCAGATCGCGCTGGCGATCCGCGACGAGGTGGCCGACCTGGAAGCCGCCGGCGTGGCGGCGATCCAGATCGACGAGCCGGCATTCCGCGAAGGGCTGCCGCTCAAGGCCGCCGATCGGGCCGATTATCTGGACTGGGCGGTCAAGGCGTTCCGGCTCGCCTCCTGCGGCGTCGCCGACGACACCCAGATCCATACCCACATGTGTTATTCCGAGTTCGGCGACATCCTGCCGGCCATCGCCGCGCTGGATGCCGACGTCATCACCGTCGAAACCTGCCGCTCGGCCATGGACCTGCTGGAAGCCTTCCGCGTCTTCGGCTATCCCAACGACATCGGCCCCGGCGTCTACGACATCCATTCGCCACGGGTTCCGGCCGGCGCCGAGATGCGGGCGCTGCTGGAAAAGGCCGCCGCGGCGGTCGATCCGGAGCGGCTGTGGGTCAACCCGGACTGTGGCCTGAAAACCCGCCAGTGGCCGGAGGTCGAGCAGGCGCTGGCGAACATGGTCGAGGCGGCCAGGGCCATGCGAGAGGCGAAATCGGGGCTCGAATCGGCGGGACGAAAGGGAGCTTTGAAACGGGCATGAACCTGAACGCGCTCGTTGAACTCTCCATGGGAATCGTTCGGGGTGAACCCTTAGGCAAGCTCACGGCTCGGGACGAACGGCATTCTTGCGCGTCCAACGGAAGCATTTGACGTGAAAGTCGCGGCAACCGCGCCCGACCAGCGGGTAGGGCGGAACCGTCTTTTCGGGTTCCGCCAGATGCGGCGGATCGCCTTCGGCATCCGCCTTACCTGACTTCCATCTTCAAGGGTGGCTGGTCGCCACGATCCTCGGGAAGAATGAAAACGGCGGAACCGGTCGCCCGGTTCCGCCGTTTTTTCCCGATGTCCTTCCACCTCGAGGCGCGGATACGGGATTGGGCCCTAAGCCGCTACCGTTCGGCGCCCCCGCGGTGAAAAGCCATCCCTGGCGGTTGGGACAGTGTCCTCAATGCCCCGGCGACCCCTTGAAGCTGGTCTCCAGGCTATGGCAGGTGTCGCAGCCGATCGGGGTGCCGGCGGCCACTTTCACGACCTTGGTCTTGAACCCGGCCTTCTTCAGCTTCTTGCCGTCGAAGCCGCGGAAGTCGAACACCCGGTCCACCGGCGTCTTGGACAGACGGGTGCCCTTGTGGTCGTTGCCGTGGCAGGCTGCGCACTGGTCTTCGCCATTCGCTCCGGGCATTTTGGCGTAGTTGTTGTGCCAGCCGCCGTAGGTGCCGCCGTCGCTGTTGGCGACGTCGCCATTGGCCTGCTTCCACCAGTACGGGTCGTTGACGGGATGCATGTCGTGCGGTCCGCCCAGGATGCCGGGCTTGGCGTCGCCGCTGTACTGGCCGCCATCCAGGTCTTCCAGCTTGGCGAATGAATCCGCCGTGTGGCAGACGTTGCATTCCAGGATGGTGCCGGTGTGGCCCTGGAGCTGCAGCGCGGTGACGTTGTCGTTCGAGCTGGGATCGCGGTTGGGCCAGACGCCGTGGGCCGGGCCGTGGCAGGCACCGCAGGCGACGTCGCCGTGCTTGTCCTTGCTGTCGCGGTAGACCCGTTCGTTGATGTTGAACGAGACGTCGACGGTGTACCCGCCATCCGGCGACGATGGATCGTTCATCCATTGGGTGGTCGGCATCTTGCCGTAGTCCTTGGGTTGCACCGCGAAACGCTCGGTCTTGGGCGGGCGGGTGGTGGCTGAACGGTCGCCGTCGTCGAAGGCGCGCTTCATGACGCCGGCGCTGAAGAAGCCGCTGCCGCCGTCGTTGGCGTTGCCGGTATGGCAAGAACCGCAGTCGGGCTCGTCGTAATAAGCCACGCGGTGCTTGTTGCCGTCGGCGCCAACTTGGGATTTTTCATACGCCAAGCCTTGGGCCAGCATGTCTCCATGGCAGTCGTAGCAGGTCACCCCGGCCGTGTACATACGGTCGCGATATTGCTGTTCGCGCTGGCCGGCGTGGCACTGCAGGCAGTTTTCCTCCATTGGCTTGGATTCGCCGCTGGCGGTTTTCACAGGGAACAGCGTGTTGGGATTGGCGCCCTGAGCGGGGTCCCACAGCTTAGGCACGCCACTGGCTTCGCGCAGGATGTTGTCCGGATTGGACGGGTCGCGCTGGAAGCGGCCGTGGAGCTTGTGCATGGCCATGGTGTAGTTCGGCCAGTAACCGCCATTGCCCCACTGCGCGCCGGTTTCGTCCATGAAGAAATAATCCTGCCACATGACCACTCCCAGGGGCCAGTGGCGGGTGGGAGATGAATGGCAGGCCGCGCAGAAAAAGGAGCCGTCGTTGCTGATCTGGCCTTGATCGTTGTGGCCCGCGCCGTAAAGACGTTCCTGAAGGAGATTCAGTCCGTCGTAAAAATCGTGCAGGCTGTAGACGTTCTTCATCGCAGCGTCTTCCTGGTCCCTCAGGGTTTTGCCC from Methylococcus geothermalis encodes:
- a CDS encoding efflux RND transporter permease subunit, whose protein sequence is MLAHVIDWSLRNVFLVLLATVAVVAAGIYAVVRTPLDALPDLSDAQVIVYTEYPGQAPQVVEDQVTYPLTTSMLNVPRSKVVRGFSFFGASYVYVIFDDGTDIYWARSRVLEYLNAAAAKLPKNVTPRIGPDATGVGWVYQYAITGAGHTLAELRTLQDWFLRYQLSKAQGVAEVASIGGFVQQYQVTIDPHKLQAYGVPLKKIIEVIRASNTDVGGRVVELAETEYMVRGRGYLHGIADLEQLVVKAAGGIPVLIRDVARVELVPDERRGIAELNGEGEVVSGIALARYGQNALDVIDSVKARLLEIAPGLPEGVDIVPVYDRSELILRAIATLRETLLEESAVVAAVCALFLFHLRSALVAILMLPVGILIAFIVMRSMDLNSNLMSLGGIAIAIGAMVDAAIVMIENAHKHLERDPDRPRIELIRAACREVGPALFFSLLIITVSFLPVFALEAQEGRLFHPLAYTKTFAMAGAALLSVTVVPVMMLLFVRGRILPEARNPVNRLLIGLYRPVIRGVLRHKALTLTGAFAILAATLYPASRLGSEFMPTLNEGTLLFMPTTLPGISITKASELLQTQDRILKRFPEVASVFGKAGRAQTATDPAPLEMAETLVNLKPQDQWRPGMTIDKLVAEMDQALQIPGVTNAWTMPIKNRIDMLSTGIRTPIGVKVFGRDLETLDRLARQIEQAIKTVPGTTSVYAERVTGGHYLNIEPDYTQLARYGLTVGDLQEVIATALGGETITTTVEGRERFGVIVRYPRELRDDPLSLGSHILIPTDSKSSGADSGANVPLGQLAHISLTLGAPGIRTENALLSAYVFVDLRGRDIGGYVEDARRAVQSAVKLPPGYFVTWSGQFEYLQRAEQRLMLVVPLTLAVIFVLLYLNFGRLTETLIVMASVPFALVGGVWLLWLLDYNLSIAVGIGFIALAGVAAETGVVMLIYLDHAWKELREEARRTGRTPGTDDLYRAVMAGAVERVRPKMMTVTAIMAGLLPILWSTGSGSEVMRRIAAPMVGGMVSSTVLTLAVIPAVYAWCKLRSLESEDWKCSR
- a CDS encoding IS5 family transposase, which gives rise to MKQTTFASLAFDRKKKQTRREKFLAEMEQAVPWPELLAVIEPHDPKAGRRGRQPYPLATMLRLYFLQQGYALSDPGLEDALYEIESMRRFAGLELADDALPDETTILNFRRLLERHELTAKLMNAINDVLEARGLLLKGGTMVDATIIHAAPSTKNKAKARDPEMHQTKKGHQWFFGMKVHVGADVHTGVAHTVSVTPAHAADISQLPNLLREDDRLILGDAGYVNDTYKRAARQAGVVWGVALKARPKRRLGAAQKRRHRRMSSIRSRVEHLFRVMKRQFGYTKTRYRGLAKNAAQVLTLIGLTHLYLKMRALMT
- a CDS encoding LysR family transcriptional regulator, with protein sequence MKPSLLELRHLQTLLALVETGTLSKAAARVFLTQSAISHQIKQLEEHYGVVLFERKTQPLRLSPAGQRLHSLAETVMKAVREAERDIARIAQGNSGQLRIAVECHTCFDWLMPAMDQFREHWPEIELDLVSGFHADPLGLLREDRAELVVVSEPQAREGVAFHPLFRFEIVGLVSRQHPLAPKTFLAPEDFAEETLLSYPVPEDMLDIVRKVLKPRGIEPKRRTAELTVAILQLVASRRGIAALPNWTVQNYLEREYVLAKPIGETGLWSALYAATTEDMAQTAYMGDFLDIVRSSSFRNLRGLLPLTTEDSP
- a CDS encoding TolC family protein, whose product is MFSLHPSYRRPDFAVLLTVCLTAPAQAGPLSLEQALNQALAGNPGLAEIKARADALASVPPQAGSLPDPFLSFGALNVPTNDFSLNQDQMTMMEVAVSQQLPFPGKLGLAERAAQQEAIGAAKDADEARLRLARDIRLSWWALFYYDRTLGILAESRDWMAKLADIADQRYRLGQAEQSDSLLARLELTKLRDKTLELINMRHGEAARLNVLLDRSSDSTLELPSEAAFSFPELSAEPALLDQAQAQRPLLAQKQAAIEAAQNRLDLAKKEYLPDLNLGFGYAFRQNAPNGEFRSDFANFRLSINLPLYAATKQSKQVDQRQSELMRERYALHDAERSVQADVTTALAAYHHAHERLSLFEKELLPQARGTLDSLTASYRVGKIAFADVLRAQLSVFDYQVQYWNALTTSQQALARLAAALGKETL
- a CDS encoding efflux RND transporter periplasmic adaptor subunit, with product MKPSVRPILLLLALAGTGLGGYGLGRKTAPPPPPGPETAAARRPLFYRNPMNPQVTSPVPAKDDMGMDYVPVYAEDLAPSARSGEAVISLGPEKIQKLGVRSEPARRRVLTHVIRALGVVEIDERRVHAIAPRFEGWIERLGVNTTGQPVRQGEVLLEAYSPDLVSAQEEYRIAGSGEASRALREGAIQRLRNWSVPEPWLRRFEASGEIQRRVPLASPVNGIVLEKNALQGMRFLPGDTLFRIADLSTVWVIASIFEQDLGHVRVGQTARIGFNAYPEQSFEGRVSYVYPTVTDAVRTARVRIELANPKQRLKPAMYGDVTLQAAAEAEPVLAVPDSAVLDSGTRQLVLVRLGEGNFEPRPVETGQRVEGYTEIRRGLSAGEEVVTRANFLIDSESNLRAAIGSFSTGQPSPAPTAAPDHSMHGGH